A DNA window from Motilibacter rhizosphaerae contains the following coding sequences:
- the smc gene encoding chromosome segregation protein SMC, with protein sequence MHLKSLTLRGFKSFASATTLRFEPGITAVVGPNGSGKSNVVDALAWVMGEQGAKSLRGGKMEDVIFAGTSGRAPLGRAEVSLTIDNADGALPIAYSEVTVTRTLFRNGGSEYQINGSACRLLDVQELLSDSGIGREMHVIVGQGQLDAVLSATPEDRRGFIEEAAGVLKHRKRKEKALRKLDAMQGNLTRLQDLTGELRRQLKPLGRQAEVARRAQTVQADARDARLRLLADDLVQLTAQLEADVADERAVRARRAQVEEALAAARTQEAELEARAQAEAPRAARAQETWYALSSLRERLTGTAGLAGERLRGLVRQLEAPPERGGEGRDPDAMEQQAARVREEEAGLLAAVGTAKEQLGTVVEQLRDAERALTEEERALATAVRARADRREGLARLAGQASAARSRVDAAEAELGRLASARDEALTRADQAKVRFAALETQVAGLDAGEEDLDDEHEQASAALDEIAERVEALVTEEREAERERAALTARVEALRLGLATRDGAGALLADGSPVAGVLGTAARLVEVRPGWETAVAAALGEAAEAVVVEGLTGAVSAVEHLRAGDHGRAGLLVAGAPAAATQPLALREGETAARELVSAPEQLLPALGLLLDGTVVVDDLAAAAALVEREPGLRAVTRDGDVVRAGFVRGGSSAAPSLLEVQAAVDEAERALAEASHRVERARFGLSAARTEGRAAEERVEAALARLHESDARMAAVAEELGQLGAAARAAAAEAERLATRLQSAQDGLAGLRTAAEELEQRHTAAQEAPDEGEPSREQRDRLAERGAELRRAEMEARLAVRTAEERARALAGRADALERGARQEREARQRAAERRERQEREAAVARAVLDGAEQALGRLAASLELAAEERTAADAARAAVAERLAAARSTTRGLAAELEQLVDSVHRDEVARAEQRMRVEALRQRAVEELGTDPDALVEEYGPHQLVPPSIPVPGEPEPEEEPQPHPYVRAEQEKRLRTAERALTALGKVNPLALEEFAALEERHKFLTTQLEDLKASRRDLLDIVKEVDERVQQVFTEAYADTAREFEGVFSRLFPGGEGRLVLTNPDDMLTTGIEVEARPPGKKVKRLSLLSGGERSLTAVALLVAIFKARPSPFYVMDEVEAALDDTNLGRLLVILEELRASSQLIIITHQKRTMEIADALYGVTMRGDGVTTVISQRLREPGERQPVEDGPPEELPAPAQAATVSS encoded by the coding sequence GTGCACCTCAAGAGCCTGACGCTGCGGGGCTTCAAGTCCTTCGCCTCCGCCACGACGCTGCGCTTCGAGCCGGGCATCACGGCGGTCGTCGGCCCCAACGGCTCCGGCAAGTCCAACGTCGTCGACGCCCTCGCCTGGGTCATGGGCGAGCAGGGGGCGAAGAGCCTGCGCGGCGGCAAGATGGAGGACGTCATCTTCGCCGGCACGTCCGGCCGGGCGCCGCTCGGGCGCGCCGAGGTGAGCCTCACGATCGACAACGCCGACGGGGCGCTGCCGATCGCGTACTCCGAGGTGACCGTCACCCGCACGCTGTTCCGCAACGGCGGCAGCGAGTACCAGATCAACGGCTCGGCCTGCCGGCTGCTCGACGTGCAGGAGCTGCTCTCCGACTCCGGCATCGGCCGGGAGATGCACGTCATCGTCGGCCAGGGCCAGCTCGACGCGGTGCTGTCCGCGACGCCCGAGGACCGCCGCGGGTTCATCGAGGAGGCCGCCGGCGTCCTCAAGCACCGCAAGCGCAAGGAGAAGGCGCTCCGCAAGCTCGACGCGATGCAGGGCAACCTCACCCGCCTGCAGGACCTCACCGGCGAGCTGCGCCGCCAGCTCAAGCCGCTCGGCCGCCAGGCGGAGGTCGCACGCCGCGCCCAGACCGTCCAGGCCGACGCGCGCGACGCGCGGCTGCGGCTGCTCGCCGACGACCTGGTGCAGCTCACCGCGCAGCTCGAGGCCGACGTCGCGGACGAGCGGGCGGTGCGCGCCCGCCGCGCCCAGGTGGAGGAGGCGCTCGCCGCCGCGCGCACGCAGGAGGCCGAGCTCGAGGCCCGCGCCCAGGCCGAGGCGCCGCGCGCGGCCCGCGCCCAGGAGACGTGGTACGCGCTGTCCTCCCTGCGCGAGCGGCTCACCGGCACCGCCGGGCTCGCCGGGGAGCGGCTGCGCGGCCTGGTCCGCCAGCTCGAGGCGCCGCCGGAGCGCGGGGGCGAGGGCCGGGACCCCGACGCGATGGAGCAGCAGGCCGCCCGGGTCCGCGAGGAGGAGGCGGGCCTGCTCGCCGCCGTGGGCACCGCGAAGGAGCAGCTGGGGACCGTCGTCGAGCAGCTCCGCGACGCCGAGCGCGCGCTGACGGAGGAGGAGCGGGCCCTCGCCACCGCCGTACGCGCCCGCGCCGACCGCCGCGAGGGCCTCGCGCGCCTGGCGGGCCAGGCGTCGGCAGCGCGCAGCCGCGTGGACGCCGCCGAGGCGGAGCTGGGCCGGCTCGCCTCCGCGCGCGACGAGGCGCTCACCCGCGCCGACCAGGCCAAGGTGCGCTTCGCGGCGCTCGAGACCCAGGTCGCGGGCCTCGACGCGGGCGAGGAGGACCTCGACGACGAGCACGAGCAGGCGAGCGCGGCCCTCGACGAGATCGCCGAGCGGGTCGAGGCCCTCGTCACCGAGGAGCGCGAGGCCGAGCGCGAGCGCGCCGCGCTCACGGCGCGCGTGGAGGCCCTGCGCCTCGGGCTGGCCACGCGCGACGGGGCCGGCGCGCTGCTGGCCGACGGGAGCCCCGTCGCCGGCGTGCTCGGGACCGCCGCGCGGCTGGTCGAGGTGCGCCCGGGCTGGGAGACCGCCGTGGCCGCCGCGCTCGGCGAGGCCGCCGAGGCCGTCGTCGTCGAGGGGCTGACGGGCGCGGTGAGCGCCGTCGAGCACCTGCGCGCGGGGGACCACGGGAGGGCCGGGCTGCTCGTCGCTGGCGCACCCGCCGCGGCGACGCAGCCGCTCGCGCTGCGGGAGGGGGAGACCGCCGCCCGCGAGCTGGTCTCCGCGCCCGAGCAGCTGCTGCCGGCGCTGGGCCTCCTGCTCGACGGCACGGTCGTCGTCGACGACCTCGCCGCTGCGGCCGCCCTCGTCGAGCGCGAGCCGGGGCTGCGCGCGGTGACCCGGGACGGCGACGTCGTCCGGGCCGGGTTCGTCCGCGGCGGGTCCAGCGCGGCTCCCAGCCTGCTCGAGGTGCAGGCGGCGGTCGACGAGGCGGAGCGCGCCCTGGCCGAGGCCTCCCACCGTGTCGAGCGCGCCCGCTTCGGGCTGTCGGCGGCGCGGACCGAGGGACGCGCCGCCGAGGAGCGCGTGGAGGCGGCGCTCGCCCGGCTGCACGAGTCCGACGCGCGGATGGCGGCGGTGGCTGAGGAGCTCGGGCAGCTGGGGGCGGCGGCCCGCGCCGCGGCCGCCGAGGCCGAGCGGCTCGCCACCCGGCTCCAGTCCGCGCAGGACGGGCTGGCCGGACTGCGGACGGCGGCGGAGGAGCTCGAGCAGCGCCACACCGCCGCGCAGGAGGCGCCCGACGAGGGTGAGCCGAGCCGCGAGCAGCGCGACCGGCTCGCCGAGCGCGGCGCCGAGCTGCGCCGCGCCGAGATGGAGGCGCGGCTCGCCGTCCGCACGGCGGAGGAGCGCGCCCGCGCGCTGGCCGGTCGTGCCGACGCGCTCGAGCGCGGCGCCCGCCAGGAGCGGGAGGCCCGCCAGCGCGCGGCCGAGCGCCGGGAGCGCCAGGAGCGCGAGGCCGCGGTCGCCCGCGCCGTCCTCGACGGCGCCGAGCAGGCGCTCGGCCGCCTCGCGGCCTCCCTCGAGCTCGCCGCCGAGGAGCGCACGGCCGCCGACGCCGCGCGCGCCGCCGTGGCCGAGCGGCTCGCGGCCGCCCGCTCGACCACTCGCGGGCTCGCCGCGGAGCTCGAGCAGCTCGTCGACTCCGTGCACCGCGACGAGGTCGCCCGCGCCGAGCAGCGGATGCGCGTCGAGGCGCTGCGCCAGCGCGCGGTCGAGGAGCTCGGGACCGACCCCGACGCCCTCGTCGAGGAGTACGGCCCCCACCAGCTCGTCCCGCCCTCGATCCCCGTCCCGGGCGAGCCCGAGCCGGAGGAGGAGCCGCAGCCGCACCCGTACGTCCGGGCGGAGCAGGAGAAGCGGCTCCGCACGGCCGAGCGCGCGCTGACCGCGCTCGGCAAGGTCAACCCGCTCGCGCTGGAGGAGTTCGCCGCGCTCGAGGAGCGGCACAAGTTCCTCACCACCCAGCTCGAGGACCTCAAGGCGAGCCGGCGCGACCTGCTCGACATCGTCAAGGAGGTCGACGAGCGCGTCCAGCAGGTCTTCACCGAGGCCTACGCCGACACCGCGCGCGAGTTCGAGGGCGTGTTCTCGCGCCTGTTCCCGGGCGGCGAGGGCCGGCTGGTCCTCACCAACCCGGACGACATGCTCACCACCGGCATCGAGGTCGAGGCGCGACCGCCGGGGAAGAAGGTGAAGCGGCTCTCGCTGCTCTCCGGCGGCGAGCGCTCGCTCACCGCCGTGGCCCTGCTCGTCGCGATCTTCAAAGCCCGGCCGAGCCCGTTCTACGTCATGGACGAGGTCGAGGCCGCGCTCGACGACACCAACCTCGGGCGGCTGCTCGTCATCCTCGAGGAGCTCCGCGCGAGCAGCCAGCTCATCATCATCACGCACCAGAAGCGCACGATGGAGATCGCGGACGCGCTGTACGGCGTCACCATGCGCGGCGACGGCGTCACCACCGTGATCAGCCAGCGGCTGCGCGAGCCGGGGGAGCGGCAGCCGGTCGAGGACGGGCCGCCGGAGGAGCTCCCAGCCCCCGCACAGGCGGCGACGGTATCCTCATGA
- the rsmD gene encoding 16S rRNA (guanine(966)-N(2))-methyltransferase RsmD, whose protein sequence is MTRVIAGAAGGRRLAVPPSGTRPTSDRAREGLFSTLQALAGPLDGLRVADLYAGSGAVGLEALSRGAVGVVLVESAPRAVAVVRANAASLGLPGAEVLALPVERAAAAPPPGGPVDVAFLDPPYALEASALAAVLADLAASGWFAPEAVVAVERATRGGAFPWPAGFAALRERAYGEATIWYAAAP, encoded by the coding sequence GTGACGCGCGTCATCGCGGGCGCCGCCGGCGGGAGGCGGCTCGCGGTGCCGCCCTCCGGGACGCGACCGACCTCGGACCGCGCCCGCGAGGGGCTCTTCTCCACGCTGCAGGCGCTGGCCGGGCCGCTCGACGGGCTGCGCGTCGCGGACCTCTACGCCGGGTCCGGCGCCGTCGGCCTCGAGGCGCTCAGCCGCGGCGCCGTGGGCGTGGTCCTCGTCGAGTCGGCGCCCCGTGCCGTCGCCGTCGTCCGCGCCAACGCCGCGTCGCTGGGCCTGCCCGGCGCCGAGGTCCTCGCGCTGCCGGTCGAGCGGGCCGCCGCCGCGCCGCCGCCCGGGGGACCGGTCGACGTCGCGTTCCTCGACCCGCCGTACGCCCTCGAGGCGAGCGCCCTCGCCGCCGTCCTCGCCGACCTCGCCGCCTCGGGCTGGTTCGCCCCCGAGGCGGTCGTCGCCGTCGAGCGCGCGACGCGCGGGGGAGCGTTCCCGTGGCCGGCGGGTTTCGCGGCGCTGCGCGAGCGGGCCTACGGCGAGGCCACGATCTGGTACGCCGCGGCCCCCTAG
- the rpmF gene encoding 50S ribosomal protein L32, with the protein MAVPKRRMSRSNTRSRRAQWKATPVTLVACERCRSPKLPHTACGTCGTYARRQVLDV; encoded by the coding sequence GTGGCCGTTCCCAAGCGCCGGATGTCGCGCAGCAACACCCGCTCCCGGCGCGCGCAGTGGAAGGCGACGCCCGTCACCCTCGTCGCCTGCGAGCGCTGCCGCTCGCCCAAGCTGCCGCACACCGCGTGCGGGACGTGCGGGACCTACGCCCGCCGCCAGGTCCTGGACGTCTGA
- a CDS encoding ATP synthase subunit B family protein → MDVHTKLDELTAMVTEARSMPMSASCILNRAEVLALLDEVRELLPEELHHAETVLEERDAVLDDGRREAERIIEDARAEQARLVDEQEVVQEAHRRAVQIVDDARSLSAQMRDETDDYVDAKLASFEVALGKTLAAVTRGREKLRARSAEELAADDGEELEQAPEGAYLGDPYAGAGYAEEGDEPGTYAGQRTAPGGAARDDVERGRRIR, encoded by the coding sequence ATGGACGTCCACACCAAGCTCGACGAGCTCACGGCGATGGTGACCGAGGCGCGCTCGATGCCGATGTCGGCCTCGTGCATCCTCAACCGGGCCGAGGTGCTCGCGCTGCTCGACGAGGTCCGCGAGCTGCTCCCCGAGGAGCTCCACCACGCCGAGACCGTGCTCGAGGAGCGCGACGCGGTGCTCGACGACGGGCGCCGCGAGGCCGAGCGGATCATCGAGGACGCCCGCGCCGAGCAGGCCCGCCTGGTCGACGAGCAGGAGGTCGTCCAGGAGGCGCACCGCCGCGCGGTGCAGATCGTCGACGACGCGCGGTCGCTCTCGGCGCAGATGCGCGACGAGACCGACGACTACGTGGACGCGAAGCTCGCCTCGTTCGAGGTCGCGCTGGGCAAGACGCTCGCCGCGGTCACCCGCGGGCGGGAGAAGCTGCGCGCGCGCAGCGCGGAGGAGCTCGCCGCCGACGACGGCGAGGAGCTCGAGCAGGCGCCGGAGGGGGCCTACCTCGGCGACCCGTACGCCGGCGCGGGCTACGCCGAGGAGGGCGACGAGCCCGGCACGTACGCTGGTCAGCGCACCGCCCCGGGTGGCGCCGCTCGCGACGACGTGGAGCGCGGCCGCCGGATCCGGTAG
- the mutM gene encoding bifunctional DNA-formamidopyrimidine glycosylase/DNA-(apurinic or apyrimidinic site) lyase: MPELPEVEVVRRGLEAHVTDRELAAVDVLHARAVRRHVAGAGDLSDRLAGRVLRRPQRRGKYLWVPLDSLEGPGEALVVHLGMSGQLLVQDPAAPDERHLRVRLRFADGGPELRFVDQRTFGGVALVPTGADGVPVIVEHIARDLLDPLEDDAAVARALRAKRTQLKRALLDQTLVSGIGNIYADEALWRAQLHWARPTDRLSRGDALAVLGAAREVMVEALDQGGTSFDALYVNVNGQSGYFDRSLAAYGQEGRPCPRCGTLVVRDPFMGRSSFSCPHCQRPPRGWRREVPARARESVRG; this comes from the coding sequence GTGCCGGAGCTGCCCGAGGTCGAGGTCGTCCGGCGCGGCCTCGAGGCCCACGTCACCGACCGCGAGCTCGCGGCCGTCGACGTCCTGCACGCCCGGGCCGTGCGCCGCCACGTCGCCGGTGCGGGCGACCTCTCCGACCGCCTGGCCGGGCGCGTGCTGCGCCGGCCCCAGCGGCGGGGGAAGTACCTCTGGGTGCCGCTCGACTCCCTCGAGGGCCCGGGCGAGGCCCTCGTCGTCCACCTCGGCATGAGCGGCCAGCTGCTCGTGCAGGACCCGGCCGCACCGGACGAGCGCCACCTGCGGGTGCGCCTGCGCTTCGCCGACGGCGGGCCCGAGCTGCGCTTCGTCGACCAGCGCACCTTCGGCGGCGTCGCCCTCGTGCCCACCGGGGCCGACGGCGTGCCGGTCATAGTGGAGCACATCGCGCGCGACCTGCTCGACCCGCTCGAGGACGACGCCGCGGTCGCCCGGGCCCTGCGGGCGAAGCGGACCCAGCTCAAGCGCGCCCTGCTCGACCAGACGCTGGTGAGCGGCATCGGCAACATCTACGCCGACGAGGCCCTCTGGCGCGCGCAGCTGCACTGGGCGCGGCCCACCGACCGGCTCAGCCGGGGCGACGCGCTCGCGGTCCTCGGCGCGGCCCGCGAGGTCATGGTCGAGGCGCTCGACCAGGGCGGCACGTCGTTCGACGCGCTCTACGTCAACGTCAACGGGCAGAGCGGGTACTTCGACCGGTCGCTCGCGGCCTACGGCCAGGAGGGCCGGCCCTGCCCGCGCTGCGGGACGCTGGTCGTGCGCGACCCCTTCATGGGGCGCTCGTCGTTCTCCTGCCCGCACTGCCAGCGCCCGCCCCGGGGCTGGCGGCGCGAGGTGCCCGCGCGCGCCCGCGAGAGCGTACGCGGCTGA
- the rnc gene encoding ribonuclease III, whose translation MAPAAGPDATRPGPSHPRELAERLGVDYTGATLERALTHRSYAYEHGGLPTNERLEFLGDAVLGLVVTSTLYERHPDLPEGRLAKLRAAVVNMRALADLGRALDVGAHLRLGRGEESTGGRDKSSILADTIEALIGAAYVDVGLDEAAALVHRLVDPLLDSAAELGAGLDWKTSLQELAAAQGRGAPHYALTSDGPDHAKTFVAVVSVDAEPFGTGTGRSKKEAEQEAAAQAWAALRALDGAADAAGTAADAAADGAALPTAG comes from the coding sequence GTGGCGCCCGCCGCCGGCCCGGACGCGACGCGTCCGGGCCCGTCCCACCCGCGCGAGCTCGCCGAGCGGCTCGGCGTCGACTACACCGGCGCCACGCTCGAGCGTGCGCTGACGCACCGCTCCTACGCTTACGAGCACGGTGGCCTGCCCACCAACGAGCGGCTCGAGTTCCTCGGTGACGCCGTGCTCGGGCTGGTCGTGACCTCGACGCTGTACGAGCGGCACCCCGACCTGCCCGAGGGCCGGCTCGCCAAGCTGCGCGCCGCGGTCGTCAACATGCGCGCGCTCGCCGACCTCGGCCGCGCCCTCGACGTCGGGGCGCACCTGCGCCTCGGGCGCGGCGAGGAGTCCACCGGCGGGCGGGACAAGTCCTCGATCCTCGCCGACACCATCGAGGCGCTCATCGGCGCGGCGTACGTCGACGTCGGCCTCGACGAGGCCGCCGCCCTGGTGCACCGCCTGGTCGACCCGCTGCTGGACTCCGCGGCGGAGCTCGGCGCCGGGCTGGACTGGAAGACCTCGCTGCAGGAGCTCGCCGCCGCCCAGGGCCGCGGGGCCCCGCACTACGCCCTCACCAGCGACGGGCCCGACCACGCGAAGACCTTCGTCGCCGTGGTCTCGGTCGACGCCGAGCCCTTCGGCACCGGCACGGGGCGCAGCAAGAAGGAGGCCGAGCAGGAGGCCGCCGCGCAGGCGTGGGCGGCGCTGCGCGCGCTCGACGGCGCTGCCGACGCTGCTGGGACGGCTGCTGACGCCGCTGCTGACGGCGCGGCGCTCCCCACCGCCGGCTAG
- the trmB gene encoding tRNA (guanosine(46)-N7)-methyltransferase TrmB, whose amino-acid sequence MHLEHPRHIRSFHPRRSRVTAGQQRALDAGWPHWGVEGDGPLDVAGLFGRTAPLVLEIGFGMGETTARMAAADPARDVLAVDVHTPGVGALLGEVAALGLGNVRVVVGDAVEVLRDRLGPGSLDEVRAYFPDPWPKARHHKRRLVSPDFLALAADRVRAGGRLHLATDWADYAGQMSALLHASPAWTVEHEGARPDWRPVTRFEQQGLAKGHAVVDLIARRG is encoded by the coding sequence GTGCACCTCGAGCACCCGCGCCACATCCGCTCCTTCCATCCCCGCCGCAGCCGTGTCACCGCCGGCCAGCAGCGGGCCCTCGACGCGGGCTGGCCGCACTGGGGAGTCGAGGGCGACGGGCCGCTCGACGTGGCCGGGCTCTTCGGGCGCACCGCGCCGCTCGTGCTCGAGATCGGGTTCGGGATGGGCGAGACGACCGCGCGCATGGCGGCCGCCGACCCGGCGCGCGACGTGCTCGCCGTCGACGTCCACACCCCCGGCGTCGGCGCCCTGCTCGGCGAGGTCGCGGCGCTCGGGCTGGGCAACGTGCGCGTCGTCGTGGGCGACGCGGTCGAGGTGCTCCGCGACCGGTTGGGGCCGGGGTCGCTCGACGAGGTGCGGGCGTACTTCCCGGACCCGTGGCCGAAGGCCCGCCACCACAAGCGGCGGCTCGTGAGCCCGGACTTCCTGGCGCTCGCCGCCGACCGGGTACGCGCCGGTGGCCGCCTGCACCTCGCCACCGACTGGGCCGACTACGCCGGGCAGATGAGCGCCCTGCTGCACGCCTCGCCCGCGTGGACGGTCGAGCACGAGGGGGCCCGGCCCGACTGGCGGCCGGTGACGCGCTTCGAGCAGCAGGGCCTCGCCAAGGGCCACGCCGTGGTGGACCTGATCGCGCGCCGGGGCTAG
- a CDS encoding YceD family protein, with the protein MPRRDREPDTARLDPRDPFVIDTRELGRRPGSMRSLTRSVPAPKHLGTDVIGVPEGSTMELELRLEAVMEGVLVSGTAQGQVRGECVRCLEPLEETLEVDLQELYAYPGSSSAEADEDEVHQLEGDLLDLEPVVRDAVVLALPQQPVCEEDCAGLCVECGARLSDDPEHTHEALDPRWAALGGLLGEQRPEQP; encoded by the coding sequence ATGCCACGCCGAGACAGAGAGCCGGACACGGCTCGCCTCGACCCGCGCGACCCGTTCGTGATCGACACCCGCGAACTCGGCCGCCGACCGGGCTCGATGCGCAGCCTGACCCGCTCGGTGCCCGCGCCGAAGCACCTGGGGACGGACGTGATCGGCGTGCCGGAGGGCTCCACGATGGAGCTCGAGCTTCGGCTCGAGGCCGTCATGGAGGGGGTCCTCGTGTCGGGGACGGCGCAGGGCCAGGTCCGCGGGGAGTGCGTGCGGTGCCTGGAGCCGCTCGAGGAGACCCTCGAGGTGGACCTCCAGGAGCTCTACGCCTACCCCGGGTCGTCGTCGGCCGAGGCCGACGAGGACGAGGTGCACCAGCTCGAGGGCGACCTGCTCGACCTCGAGCCCGTGGTGCGCGACGCGGTGGTGCTCGCACTGCCGCAGCAACCGGTGTGCGAGGAGGACTGCGCCGGGCTGTGCGTCGAGTGCGGCGCGCGCCTGTCGGACGACCCCGAGCACACGCACGAGGCGCTCGACCCGCGCTGGGCCGCCCTGGGCGGCCTGCTCGGGGAGCAGCGCCCCGAGCAGCCCTAG
- the coaD gene encoding pantetheine-phosphate adenylyltransferase, with amino-acid sequence MTSGASTTVRRCICPGSFDPVTNGHLDVIGRAARLYDEVTVGVLVNATKRGLFDLDERMEMLREVTAGLGRVEVVAFKGLLVDFCRDRDIPVVVKGLRAVTDFDYELQMAQMNHRLSGLETVFVATNPEYSYLSSSLIKEVSAYGGDVSGLVPQTVHARLLERLQPPAGA; translated from the coding sequence GTGACCAGCGGTGCCAGCACGACCGTCCGCCGGTGCATCTGCCCCGGCTCGTTCGACCCCGTGACCAACGGGCACCTCGACGTCATCGGCCGTGCCGCGCGGCTCTACGACGAGGTGACCGTCGGCGTCCTCGTCAACGCCACGAAGCGCGGGCTGTTCGACCTCGACGAGCGCATGGAGATGCTGCGCGAGGTCACCGCCGGCCTCGGCCGGGTCGAGGTCGTCGCGTTCAAGGGCCTGCTCGTCGACTTCTGCCGCGACCGCGACATCCCGGTCGTCGTCAAGGGCCTGCGCGCCGTGACGGACTTCGACTACGAGCTGCAGATGGCCCAGATGAACCACCGCCTGTCCGGGCTGGAGACGGTCTTCGTCGCCACCAACCCGGAGTACTCCTACCTGTCCTCGAGCCTCATCAAGGAGGTCTCGGCCTACGGGGGAGACGTCTCGGGGCTCGTGCCCCAGACTGTGCACGCGCGCCTGCTCGAGCGGCTCCAGCCGCCCGCCGGCGCCTAG